In one Kitasatospora cineracea genomic region, the following are encoded:
- a CDS encoding glycoside hydrolase family 36 protein — MTTLAPEAVTTAELAPARYAPLLDTVEVAVLADGTDAAWSLDGTGPGVRVLRIDAPGAAVEVRLTVPLGDAAGYWHPGADWRRTLVADWEGRATVSLADSLAAGCLYDSTGATLLTFATADPVPEVSLRYGVSEENDTHVVHLHLPPADQPHRLLFVPRAASVAGALRPLRGWYAARTDPMPVPEAARLPLWCTWYAYNQDVDAIEVTEQARIAAELGFGALILDDGWQRYGSGRGYAGVGDWIPDGAKFPDFAGHVAVVRETGLRYLAWIAPLLLGPNADCHAAWAPYATRAAGVPGAHVLDPRHPEVRAHVVDTCVRVVRDYGLDGLKVDFLDEAMVYAHDGGEDVGRALLLLLADLRTALEAVRPELLLELRQPYVGPAMAAFGNMLRSFDCPADSTANRVRTLDTALLATGGVVHSDPLLWDAGAPVEAAARQLIGALHSVPQVSVRLDTLPAEHLDALRFWLAEWRRLRPQLLEGAVEPGRPDEQYTLVESVADGVRVVDVHTERAVPVRPAEHTETVLVNGSTADRIVLDLQGVQLPVEITVHGPDGRIIERVQTTFAPGLRSLRVPRTGLVKIRGNA; from the coding sequence GAGGCCGTCACCACCGCCGAGCTCGCCCCGGCCCGGTACGCCCCCCTGCTCGACACCGTCGAGGTCGCCGTCCTCGCCGACGGCACGGACGCCGCATGGAGCCTGGACGGCACCGGACCGGGCGTCAGGGTCCTGCGGATCGACGCCCCCGGGGCCGCGGTCGAGGTCCGCCTCACCGTCCCGCTCGGCGACGCCGCCGGCTACTGGCACCCCGGCGCCGACTGGCGCCGCACCCTGGTCGCCGACTGGGAGGGCCGGGCCACCGTCAGCCTGGCCGACAGCCTCGCCGCCGGCTGCCTGTACGACTCCACCGGCGCCACCCTGCTCACCTTCGCCACCGCCGACCCGGTGCCCGAGGTCTCGCTGCGCTACGGCGTCTCCGAGGAGAACGACACCCACGTCGTCCACCTCCACCTGCCGCCCGCCGACCAGCCCCACCGTCTGCTGTTCGTCCCGCGGGCCGCCTCCGTCGCCGGCGCCCTGCGCCCGCTGCGCGGCTGGTACGCGGCCCGCACCGACCCGATGCCCGTCCCGGAGGCCGCCCGGCTGCCGCTGTGGTGCACCTGGTACGCCTACAACCAGGACGTCGACGCCATCGAGGTCACCGAACAGGCCCGGATCGCCGCCGAGTTGGGCTTCGGGGCGCTGATCCTGGACGACGGCTGGCAGCGCTACGGCAGCGGCCGCGGCTACGCGGGCGTCGGCGACTGGATCCCCGACGGGGCGAAGTTCCCGGACTTCGCCGGGCACGTCGCCGTCGTCCGCGAGACCGGCCTGCGCTACCTCGCCTGGATCGCCCCGCTGCTGCTCGGCCCGAACGCCGACTGCCACGCCGCCTGGGCCCCGTACGCCACCCGCGCCGCCGGCGTCCCCGGCGCGCACGTCCTCGACCCGCGCCACCCGGAGGTGCGCGCGCACGTCGTCGACACCTGCGTGCGGGTGGTGCGCGACTACGGTCTGGACGGCCTCAAGGTCGACTTCCTCGACGAGGCCATGGTCTACGCCCACGACGGCGGCGAAGACGTCGGCCGGGCCCTGCTGCTGCTGCTCGCCGACCTGCGCACCGCCCTCGAAGCCGTCCGCCCCGAACTACTGCTGGAGCTGCGCCAGCCCTACGTGGGCCCGGCCATGGCCGCGTTCGGCAACATGCTGCGCTCCTTCGACTGCCCGGCGGACTCCACCGCCAACCGGGTCCGCACCCTGGACACCGCGCTGCTGGCCACCGGCGGCGTCGTGCACAGCGACCCGCTGCTGTGGGACGCCGGCGCCCCCGTCGAGGCCGCCGCCCGGCAGCTGATCGGCGCCCTGCACTCCGTCCCGCAGGTCTCCGTGCGACTCGACACGCTGCCCGCCGAACACCTCGACGCGCTGCGCTTCTGGCTCGCCGAATGGCGCCGGCTGCGCCCGCAGCTGCTGGAGGGCGCCGTCGAACCCGGCCGCCCCGACGAGCAGTACACCCTGGTCGAGTCGGTCGCCGACGGCGTCCGGGTGGTCGACGTGCACACCGAGCGGGCGGTGCCCGTCCGCCCCGCCGAGCACACCGAAACGGTCCTGGTCAACGGCAGCACCGCGGACCGGATCGTACTGGACCTGCAGGGCGTCCAACTGCCGGTGGAGATCACGGTGCACGGCCCCGACGGCCGTATCATCGAGCGGGTCCAGACCACTTTCGCACCGGGTCTGCGCAGCCTCCGGGTGCCGCGGACCGGTCTGGTGAAGATCCGCGGCAACGCGTGA
- a CDS encoding LacI family DNA-binding transcriptional regulator — MKIGIVEIAAHAGVSEATVSRVINRRQGVAKKTRDAVEQAMAELGYERAVQGQIVAVVTEHVSNPFFADVAERIEAALAPHGLKTILCPAFPGGVQEPEYISAIVDKGIAAVVFLSASNTVEGADEEVYELLRSRRIPYVGVNGEFADGVAVPVFSTDDRLAAELAVDHLHRLGHRAIGMVSGPAGNHPSDRRVQGFLDAMARRGLPDAQQLVVRQSYTVEGGQAAAGVLLGLGATAIVAASDYMALGVIRGARRLGRTVPEQVSVVGYDGTMITEFTDPPLTTVRQPTDRLALEVGRSVLALVGGRETPVGELLFDPELVIRSTTGPAPLA; from the coding sequence ATGAAGATCGGCATCGTCGAGATCGCCGCGCACGCGGGCGTCAGTGAGGCGACCGTCAGCCGGGTGATCAACCGCCGGCAGGGCGTGGCCAAGAAGACCCGGGACGCCGTCGAGCAGGCCATGGCCGAACTCGGCTACGAGCGCGCGGTGCAGGGCCAGATCGTGGCCGTCGTCACCGAGCACGTCTCCAACCCGTTCTTCGCCGACGTCGCCGAGCGGATCGAGGCCGCGCTCGCCCCGCACGGCCTCAAGACCATCCTGTGCCCCGCCTTCCCCGGCGGGGTGCAGGAACCCGAGTACATCTCGGCGATCGTCGACAAGGGCATCGCCGCGGTCGTGTTCCTCTCCGCGTCCAACACCGTCGAGGGCGCCGACGAGGAGGTGTACGAGCTGCTGCGCTCGCGCCGCATCCCGTACGTCGGCGTCAACGGCGAGTTCGCCGACGGCGTGGCGGTGCCGGTGTTCTCCACCGACGACCGGCTCGCCGCCGAGCTCGCCGTCGACCACCTGCACCGGCTCGGGCACCGCGCCATCGGCATGGTCTCCGGTCCGGCCGGCAACCACCCCTCCGACCGGCGCGTCCAGGGCTTCCTGGACGCGATGGCCCGGCGCGGACTGCCCGACGCGCAGCAGCTGGTGGTCCGCCAGTCCTACACCGTCGAGGGCGGGCAGGCGGCGGCGGGCGTGCTGCTCGGGCTGGGCGCGACCGCGATCGTCGCCGCCAGCGACTACATGGCGCTCGGCGTGATCCGCGGCGCGCGGCGGCTGGGGCGCACGGTGCCGGAGCAGGTGTCGGTGGTCGGCTACGACGGCACGATGATCACCGAGTTCACCGACCCGCCGCTGACCACCGTCCGCCAGCCCACCGACCGCCTCGCCCTGGAGGTCGGCCGCAGCGTCCTCGCCCTGGTCGGCGGCCGGGAGACCCCCGTCGGCGAGCTGCTGTTCGACCCCGAGCTGGTGATCCGCTCCACCACCGGGCCCGCTCCGCTCGCCTGA
- the tatA gene encoding Sec-independent protein translocase subunit TatA codes for MLRNGLEPWHILIAVVVLVLLFGSKKLPDMARGLGKSMRILKAETKALRDEDEPTAPEAAPTAAQLAAPEAVAPSAAERARDRSA; via the coding sequence ATGCTCCGCAACGGACTCGAGCCCTGGCACATCCTGATCGCCGTCGTCGTCCTCGTCCTGCTCTTCGGCTCCAAGAAGCTCCCCGACATGGCCCGGGGCCTCGGCAAGTCGATGCGCATCCTCAAGGCCGAGACCAAGGCCCTGCGCGACGAGGACGAGCCGACGGCCCCCGAGGCCGCCCCGACGGCGGCGCAGCTCGCCGCCCCCGAGGCCGTCGCGCCCTCGGCCGCCGAGCGGGCGCGCGACCGCTCCGCCTGA
- a CDS encoding MFS transporter, producing MPGTRLPFGEAADRVEHRRLAAALAAGFAGRLPLGVVTVLLLVAGAGPGHSLGTAAAASAMAVVGLAVGAPLQGRLLDRRPPSRVLGCYAALQGAVLLVLAAALTRPPEWPVVLLAFVQGATVPALSPCVRLVLRHHAGPDGPGRAFTVDAVLTEVVHLAGPALAAVGAALVGPPALLAGCAVLVATGAAGFLAAVRPGWLRPDDRHAGPPGGSGPVRGFLLAAALLAAPFGVAEAALTARAAELGTGPGPVGAALTALGLGSVLGGTLYGLVRPRPYPGRRFRLLALALGAGLSTPALAAAPPATLVLFSLTGLCVSPLAGLTTEILDRLTRPGPGSAPRAGTPSPTPPATRAASPSPAPWPPRSAPPPPPRWPPSQPPSASWRQARRCVGCAVTQAGYRPSAPEARSGRNSAAHLRVRGDAKSVSPMARPPSDLSPGGSRKARAGADLPAFLPAGQSTGRGEALGGLPP from the coding sequence GTGCCGGGTACCCGGCTCCCGTTCGGCGAAGCCGCCGACCGCGTCGAGCACCGGCGCCTCGCGGCGGCGCTCGCGGCCGGGTTCGCCGGGCGGCTGCCCCTGGGCGTGGTCACCGTCCTGCTGCTGGTCGCCGGCGCCGGGCCGGGGCACTCGCTGGGGACGGCCGCCGCCGCGAGCGCGATGGCGGTGGTCGGGCTCGCGGTCGGGGCTCCGCTGCAGGGACGGCTGCTCGACCGCAGGCCGCCGTCCCGGGTGCTCGGCTGCTACGCGGCCCTCCAAGGCGCCGTCCTGCTGGTCCTGGCCGCGGCCCTGACCCGCCCGCCGGAGTGGCCCGTCGTGCTGCTCGCCTTCGTCCAGGGCGCGACCGTTCCCGCCCTGTCCCCCTGCGTCCGTCTGGTTCTCCGCCACCACGCGGGGCCGGACGGCCCCGGACGGGCGTTCACCGTGGACGCCGTGCTGACCGAGGTCGTCCACCTGGCCGGCCCCGCGCTCGCCGCGGTCGGCGCCGCGCTGGTCGGGCCCCCGGCGCTGCTCGCCGGGTGCGCGGTGCTGGTGGCCACCGGCGCCGCCGGGTTCCTGGCCGCCGTCCGCCCCGGGTGGCTGCGGCCCGACGACCGGCACGCCGGCCCGCCCGGCGGCTCCGGCCCGGTCCGGGGCTTCCTGCTCGCCGCCGCCCTGCTCGCCGCGCCGTTCGGCGTCGCCGAGGCCGCGCTGACCGCCCGCGCGGCCGAACTCGGCACCGGGCCGGGCCCGGTGGGTGCCGCCCTCACCGCGCTGGGCCTCGGCAGCGTGCTCGGCGGCACCCTCTACGGACTCGTCCGCCCGCGCCCGTACCCCGGCCGCCGCTTCCGCCTGCTCGCCCTCGCCCTCGGCGCGGGCCTGTCCACCCCGGCCCTGGCCGCGGCCCCGCCCGCCACCCTCGTCCTCTTCTCCCTCACCGGCCTCTGCGTCTCCCCGCTCGCCGGCCTCACCACCGAGATCCTCGACCGCCTCACCCGCCCGGGGCCTGGATCCGCACCCAGAGCTGGTACGCCGTCACCAACGCCGCCGGCCACGCGGGCGGCCTCGCCCTCACCGGCGCCCTGGCCGCCCCGCTCGGCACCCCCGCCGCCGCCTCGCTGGCCGCCCTCTCAGCCGCCCTCGGCGTCCTGGCGGCAGGCCCGGCGCTGCGTCGGCTGCGCCGTGACCCAGGCTGGCTACCGGCCATCGGCCCCGGAGGCCCGGAGCGGCCGTAACAGCGCCGCGCACCTCCGGGTCCGTGGTGACGCGAAGAGTGTTTCGCCGATGGCCCGCCCACCAAGCGACCTCTCTCCGGGCGGATCCCGAAAGGCCCGGGCGGGCGCCGATCTGCCTGCCTTCCTTCCTGCGGGCCAGTCGACCGGACGGGGCGAGGCCCTTGGGGGCCTTCCCCCGTGA
- a CDS encoding MFS transporter — protein MSASLSLDVPAPGPVLARPRLTVTLLMAGSCLPILGAVLIAPVLPKLQDHFTSVSGVDALAPMALTVPALSLAVMAPFAGAIIDRLGRHRLLVIATVLYAIVGTAPLWLDSLPAIIASRALVGVAESAIMTCCTTLIGDYWSGKQREKYLALQAICSAVSATAFFALGGAAGSAGWRTPFWAYAVGLLLAPLLATVLRPATRRTDNAPATVALTPFAPLLRRLLAPCALTFFGAIVFYTIPVETSFLLKDLGTEAPATIGLCTAIASAATVAGAAAFTRLTDHAERLLPWTLALCAAGFGIIALAGNVPLLVLGAVVNCLGTGMLLPTLINRTVALLTPANRGRGTGLWNTAFFLGEFVCPLLLLAAAKPAGDLAGAVGVLGLVTLAVAAGLAVARSRRAETPRPVENAHA, from the coding sequence ATGTCCGCCTCCCTCTCCCTCGACGTGCCCGCGCCGGGCCCGGTCCTCGCCCGGCCCCGGCTGACGGTGACCCTGCTGATGGCGGGCAGCTGCCTGCCGATCCTCGGCGCCGTCCTGATCGCCCCGGTCCTCCCGAAACTCCAGGACCACTTCACCTCCGTCTCCGGCGTGGACGCCCTCGCCCCGATGGCACTGACCGTCCCCGCGCTCTCCCTCGCCGTCATGGCACCGTTCGCCGGCGCGATCATCGACCGCCTCGGCCGCCACCGCCTGCTGGTGATCGCCACCGTGCTCTACGCGATCGTCGGCACCGCCCCGCTCTGGCTCGACTCACTGCCCGCGATCATCGCCAGCCGGGCCCTGGTCGGCGTCGCCGAATCCGCCATCATGACCTGCTGCACCACCCTCATCGGCGACTACTGGAGCGGCAAGCAGCGCGAGAAGTACCTCGCCCTACAGGCGATATGCTCCGCCGTCTCCGCCACCGCCTTCTTCGCCCTCGGCGGCGCCGCCGGCTCGGCCGGCTGGCGCACACCCTTCTGGGCCTACGCCGTCGGCCTGCTGCTCGCACCCCTGCTGGCCACCGTGCTGCGCCCGGCCACCCGCCGCACCGACAACGCCCCGGCCACCGTCGCCCTCACCCCCTTCGCCCCGCTGCTTCGCCGCCTGCTGGCCCCCTGCGCGCTGACCTTCTTCGGCGCGATCGTCTTCTACACCATCCCCGTCGAGACCTCCTTCCTCCTCAAGGACCTCGGCACCGAAGCCCCCGCCACCATCGGCCTGTGCACCGCGATCGCCAGCGCCGCCACCGTCGCCGGCGCCGCCGCCTTCACCCGCCTCACCGACCACGCCGAACGCCTGCTCCCCTGGACCCTCGCACTCTGCGCGGCCGGCTTCGGCATCATCGCCCTCGCCGGCAACGTCCCCCTCCTGGTCCTCGGAGCCGTCGTCAACTGCCTGGGCACCGGCATGCTGCTGCCCACCCTGATCAACCGCACCGTCGCCCTGCTCACCCCCGCCAACCGCGGCCGCGGCACCGGCCTGTGGAACACCGCCTTCTTCCTCGGCGAGTTCGTCTGCCCCCTGCTCCTGCTCGCCGCCGCCAAGCCCGCGGGCGACCTCGCCGGCGCCGTCGGGGTCCTCGGCCTCGTCACCCTGGCGGTCGCCGCCGGCCTGGCCGTCGCACGTTCCCGACGCGCGGAGACCCCCCGCCCGGTCGAGAACGCGCACGCCTGA
- a CDS encoding LysR family transcriptional regulator, whose amino-acid sequence MNLATLDLNLLPALRALLEERNVTRAGQRLGLSQPATSAALARLRKHFDDQLLIRASNAYTPTPLGAALLTMTGPACDLLERVFTCQASFEPATAEREFTLLSSDYGAAVFGTRLARVLHTEAPGVRLRFQQVGPTLVDSITDFLGTADGLLLPHGVITGYPSLDLYTDRWVCLVADDHEEVANGLTLADLAHLPWAVYQRTHDAPATRQLALLGIEPRVEVSVGSFQLLPAMVAGTRRIALIQERLAALIGPHSGVRALPCPFDPVPLTEALWWHPVHTQDAAHQWLRETAARVGTELQEQTHPHPSGE is encoded by the coding sequence ATGAACCTCGCGACCCTCGACCTCAACCTGCTCCCCGCGTTGCGCGCCCTGCTGGAGGAACGCAACGTCACCCGGGCCGGCCAGCGACTCGGCCTCAGCCAACCCGCCACGAGCGCCGCCCTCGCCCGCCTGCGCAAGCACTTCGACGACCAGCTGCTCATCCGCGCCAGCAACGCCTACACCCCCACCCCGCTCGGCGCCGCGCTGCTCACCATGACCGGCCCCGCCTGCGACCTGCTGGAACGGGTCTTCACCTGCCAGGCCTCTTTCGAACCCGCCACCGCGGAGCGCGAGTTCACCCTGCTCTCCTCCGACTACGGGGCCGCCGTCTTCGGCACCCGTCTCGCCCGCGTCCTTCATACCGAGGCCCCTGGCGTCCGGCTGCGCTTCCAGCAGGTCGGCCCCACCCTGGTCGACTCCATCACCGACTTCCTCGGCACCGCCGACGGGCTCCTGCTGCCGCACGGGGTGATCACCGGCTACCCCTCCCTCGACCTGTACACCGACCGCTGGGTCTGCCTGGTCGCCGACGACCACGAGGAAGTCGCCAACGGACTCACCCTGGCCGACCTGGCACACCTGCCCTGGGCCGTCTACCAGCGCACCCACGACGCCCCCGCCACCCGGCAACTCGCCCTGCTCGGCATCGAACCCCGGGTCGAAGTCTCCGTCGGAAGCTTCCAGCTGCTGCCCGCCATGGTGGCGGGCACCCGTCGGATCGCCCTGATCCAGGAACGTCTCGCCGCCCTCATCGGCCCGCACAGCGGCGTCCGCGCCCTCCCCTGCCCGTTCGACCCCGTCCCGCTCACCGAGGCCCTGTGGTGGCACCCCGTCCACACCCAGGACGCCGCCCACCAGTGGCTGCGCGAGACCGCTGCCCGGGTCGGCACCGAACTCCAGGAGCAGACACACCCCCATCCGTCCGGCGAATGA
- a CDS encoding fumarylacetoacetate hydrolase family protein, translating into MATHAQLRGPFALGTFADGDGAPFPGLVAESRVLDLRGRPALGSPTTTRDLLERWEEVLPILERLAEGAKGATGTKDAWRPVDSLRTLAPVEPRQLLQSGANYRQHVIDLAIAHRPAEDTRPVEQARAEIGAMMDRRAAEDQPYMFIGLPSSITGPYDDVELPDWCTKPDWELELAAVIGAPAYRVTPEQALGHVAAYTIANDLTARELVFRRDMPEIGTDWLRCKNVPGFTPLGPYLVPAAFVADPADLRVTLKLNGETMQDESTADMLFDVARMVSYASQTTRLLPGDLVLTGSPAGNGMHWGRFLADGDVMDGTITGLGVQRTRCVRESA; encoded by the coding sequence GTGGCAACACACGCGCAACTCCGCGGCCCCTTCGCCCTCGGCACGTTCGCCGACGGCGACGGCGCGCCCTTCCCCGGTCTGGTGGCCGAAAGCCGGGTCCTGGACCTCCGCGGCCGCCCCGCGCTCGGCAGCCCCACCACCACCCGCGACCTGCTGGAGCGCTGGGAGGAGGTGCTGCCGATTCTGGAGCGCCTGGCCGAGGGCGCGAAGGGCGCGACGGGGACGAAAGACGCCTGGCGGCCGGTCGACAGCCTGCGTACCCTCGCCCCGGTCGAGCCGCGGCAGTTGCTGCAGTCCGGCGCCAACTACCGGCAGCACGTGATCGACCTGGCGATCGCGCACCGCCCCGCCGAGGACACCCGACCCGTCGAGCAGGCCCGCGCCGAGATCGGCGCGATGATGGACCGCCGGGCCGCCGAGGACCAGCCGTACATGTTCATCGGCCTGCCGTCCTCGATCACCGGCCCCTACGACGACGTCGAGCTGCCCGACTGGTGCACCAAGCCGGACTGGGAGTTGGAACTCGCCGCCGTCATCGGCGCCCCCGCGTACCGGGTCACCCCCGAGCAGGCGCTCGGGCACGTCGCCGCGTACACCATCGCCAACGACCTCACCGCCCGCGAGCTGGTCTTCCGCCGTGACATGCCGGAGATCGGCACCGACTGGCTGCGCTGCAAGAACGTCCCCGGCTTCACCCCGCTCGGCCCCTACCTGGTGCCCGCCGCGTTCGTCGCGGACCCCGCCGACCTGCGGGTCACGCTGAAGCTCAACGGCGAGACCATGCAGGACGAGTCGACCGCCGACATGCTCTTCGACGTGGCGCGGATGGTCTCCTACGCCTCGCAGACCACCCGGCTGCTGCCCGGCGACCTGGTCCTCACCGGCAGCCCGGCCGGCAACGGCATGCACTGGGGCCGCTTCCTCGCCGACGGCGACGTCATGGACGGCACGATCACCGGCCTCGGCGTCCAACGCACCCGCTGTGTCCGGGAGTCGGCGTGA
- a CDS encoding cyclase family protein: MNALDRTDPEGAIAAAAKAYSNWGRWGAEDRLGTLNFLDEDKRREAAGLIRQGVSFSLAQRFDMNGPQKGWRRRTNPVHTMLDTGTDAAAGLQGFPHGIGGADDVIAMPLQCSTQWDGLGHIFDHGRAWNGRDAATTVTSEGDLVTGIEHMDRQIAGRGVLLDVGRAIGADGELPDGFAVTEEHLAATIEAQGPSSAVGRGDIVVIRTGQLSRARREGWGEYAGGPAPGLSFTTAGWLHGSEIAAIATDTWGFEVRPNEFDHAFQPLHQVAIPNMGLLIGEMWDPDALAAHCAADGVYEFWLTAAPLPITGAVGSPVNPIAVK; the protein is encoded by the coding sequence GTGAACGCCCTGGACCGCACCGACCCCGAGGGCGCGATAGCCGCGGCCGCGAAGGCGTACTCGAACTGGGGTCGCTGGGGCGCCGAGGACCGGCTCGGGACGCTGAACTTCCTGGACGAGGACAAGCGCCGGGAGGCCGCCGGGCTGATCCGGCAGGGCGTCAGCTTCTCGCTCGCCCAGCGCTTCGACATGAACGGCCCGCAGAAGGGCTGGCGCCGCCGCACCAACCCCGTGCACACCATGCTCGACACCGGCACCGACGCCGCCGCCGGACTGCAGGGCTTCCCGCACGGCATCGGCGGCGCCGACGACGTGATCGCCATGCCGCTGCAGTGCTCCACCCAGTGGGACGGCCTCGGCCACATCTTCGACCACGGCCGGGCGTGGAACGGCCGCGACGCCGCCACCACCGTCACCTCCGAGGGCGACCTCGTCACCGGCATCGAACACATGGACCGGCAGATCGCCGGCCGCGGCGTCCTGCTGGACGTCGGACGGGCGATCGGCGCCGACGGCGAACTGCCCGACGGCTTCGCGGTCACCGAGGAGCACCTCGCCGCCACCATCGAGGCCCAGGGCCCGAGTTCGGCCGTCGGACGCGGCGACATCGTCGTGATCCGCACCGGGCAGCTCAGCCGGGCGCGGCGCGAGGGCTGGGGCGAGTACGCGGGCGGACCGGCACCGGGCCTGTCGTTCACCACCGCCGGATGGCTGCACGGCAGCGAGATCGCCGCGATCGCCACCGACACCTGGGGCTTCGAAGTGCGCCCCAACGAGTTCGACCACGCCTTCCAGCCGCTGCACCAGGTTGCCATCCCCAACATGGGCCTGCTGATCGGCGAGATGTGGGACCCGGACGCCCTCGCCGCGCACTGTGCCGCCGACGGCGTGTACGAGTTCTGGCTGACCGCCGCCCCGCTGCCGATCACCGGTGCGGTCGGCTCCCCGGTCAACCCGATCGCCGTCAAGTAA
- a CDS encoding FAD-dependent oxidoreductase, whose translation MTSTSVRSVLVIGGGTAGNGLTVLLRRAGIAVDLVEAKPDWNVSGSGITLQGNALRALREIGVWEQVRESGFAFDSVGITAPDGTVLHVARDVRTGGEDLPATVGMQRPQLQRILIDAVKATGANVRLGTTVTALRGDAEGVDAEFSDGSSGRYDLVVGADGISSATRAMIGITESPEPTGMAIWRTPAPRPVGVERTDLTYGGPAYIAGYCPTGPDTVYAYLVEPKRDRATIDPASYAEEMRRLAAGYGGHWEQIAASITDPGQVNYTWFDRHLVEGPWHRGRVVLVGDAAHACPPTLAQGAAMSLEDALVLAELLTDADEFSEQLLIDYHARRLPRVRMVVENSCQLGQWLMDGVRDADVPGLMARTTAVLKETP comes from the coding sequence ATGACATCAACCAGTGTCCGATCCGTCCTGGTGATCGGCGGCGGCACCGCAGGCAACGGCCTGACCGTGCTGCTGCGCCGGGCCGGGATCGCCGTCGACCTGGTCGAGGCCAAGCCCGACTGGAACGTCTCCGGCTCCGGAATCACCCTGCAGGGCAACGCACTTCGCGCCCTGCGCGAGATCGGCGTCTGGGAGCAGGTCCGGGAGTCGGGCTTCGCGTTCGACTCCGTCGGCATCACTGCCCCCGACGGTACCGTGCTGCACGTCGCCCGTGACGTGCGCACCGGCGGCGAGGACCTTCCCGCCACCGTCGGCATGCAGCGCCCGCAGTTGCAGCGCATCCTGATCGACGCGGTGAAGGCCACCGGCGCGAACGTCCGCCTGGGCACCACCGTCACCGCGCTGCGCGGCGACGCCGAGGGCGTGGACGCCGAGTTCTCCGACGGGAGTTCGGGCCGCTACGACCTGGTGGTCGGTGCGGACGGCATCTCCTCCGCGACCCGCGCCATGATCGGCATCACCGAGAGCCCCGAACCGACCGGGATGGCGATCTGGCGCACCCCCGCGCCGCGCCCCGTCGGCGTCGAGCGTACCGACCTCACTTACGGCGGGCCCGCGTACATCGCCGGGTACTGCCCGACCGGGCCCGACACCGTCTACGCCTACCTGGTCGAACCCAAGCGCGACCGCGCCACCATCGACCCCGCGAGCTACGCGGAGGAGATGCGGCGCCTGGCGGCCGGGTACGGCGGTCACTGGGAGCAGATAGCGGCGTCGATCACCGACCCCGGGCAGGTCAACTACACCTGGTTCGACCGGCACCTGGTCGAGGGTCCGTGGCATCGGGGTCGGGTGGTGCTGGTGGGTGATGCCGCTCACGCCTGCCCGCCCACCCTCGCGCAGGGCGCCGCGATGTCCCTGGAGGACGCCCTGGTACTGGCCGAACTCCTCACTGACGCAGACGAGTTCAGCGAGCAGCTGCTCATCGACTACCACGCCCGCCGCCTGCCGCGGGTGCGCATGGTGGTGGAGAACTCCTGCCAGCTGGGCCAGTGGCTGATGGACGGCGTCCGCGACGCCGACGTCCCCGGCCTGATGGCCCGCACCACCGCCGTCCTGAAGGAGACCCCGTGA
- a CDS encoding amidohydrolase family protein, translated as MSAPHAAAATPAVDVHAHLLLPEVEALVAGQPGLAHAKALDARRNGPKSLAVSGPMVAARIPLLTDPAARLAAMDAQGVDVQLVSPSPSHYHYWADEQTARKVWEAANTATAAHCAAAPDRLRGLGLIPLQHPHLAVEALDHALAAGLLGVELSSHAPGVELSDPLLEAFWARAAESGAVLFLHPFGCTLDERLDRWYLSNTVGQPTENAVALSHLIFSGVLDRHPGLKIVAAHGGGYLPTHIGRSDHAWRARPDARGCAHEPSSYLRRLYFDSLVHDPHVLRELIRAAGADRVLLGSDFPFDMGTEDPLAALTEAELTDSELAAVRGANATALLGL; from the coding sequence GTGAGCGCCCCCCACGCTGCGGCGGCGACCCCTGCGGTCGACGTCCACGCCCACCTGCTGCTGCCCGAGGTCGAAGCCCTCGTCGCCGGGCAGCCCGGCCTCGCCCACGCCAAGGCCCTGGACGCCCGCCGCAACGGGCCGAAGTCGCTGGCCGTCAGCGGCCCGATGGTCGCCGCCCGGATCCCGCTGCTCACCGACCCGGCCGCCCGGCTCGCCGCCATGGACGCTCAGGGAGTGGATGTGCAGCTCGTCTCCCCGTCGCCCTCGCACTACCACTACTGGGCCGACGAGCAGACGGCGCGCAAGGTCTGGGAGGCCGCGAACACCGCGACCGCCGCGCACTGCGCCGCCGCCCCCGACCGGCTGCGCGGCCTGGGCCTGATCCCGCTCCAGCACCCGCACCTGGCCGTCGAAGCACTCGACCACGCCCTCGCCGCCGGGCTGCTCGGCGTCGAACTCTCCAGCCACGCACCCGGCGTGGAGCTCTCCGACCCGCTCCTGGAGGCGTTCTGGGCCCGGGCCGCCGAGAGTGGCGCGGTGCTGTTCCTGCACCCCTTCGGCTGCACCCTCGACGAGCGCCTCGACCGCTGGTACCTGTCCAACACCGTCGGCCAGCCCACCGAGAACGCCGTCGCCCTCTCCCACCTGATCTTCTCCGGAGTCCTCGACCGCCACCCCGGCCTGAAGATCGTCGCCGCGCACGGCGGCGGCTACCTGCCCACCCACATCGGCCGCTCCGACCACGCCTGGCGGGCCCGCCCCGACGCCCGCGGCTGCGCCCACGAACCCAGTTCCTACCTGCGGCGGCTGTACTTCGACTCCCTCGTCCACGACCCCCACGTGCTGCGGGAGTTGATTCGCGCGGCGGGCGCCGACCGGGTGCTGCTCGGCTCCGACTTCCCGTTCGACATGGGCACCGAGGACCCGCTCGCCGCCCTCACCGAGGCCGAACTCACCGACTCCGAGCTGGCGGCCGTGCGCGGCGCCAACGCCACAGCCCTGCTGGGCCTCTGA